In the genome of Planctomyces sp. SH-PL62, the window ATGGGCGTCCGCAAGCTCGCGCCGGGCTTCCGCATCGCCGCCCTCGCCCCCGACGGCCTGATCGAGGCCTACGAGGGCAAGGACGCGAACTGGTGGGTGGTGGGCGTCCAGTGGCACCCGGAGAACGAGGGCCACATCTCGCTCGACATGCAGCTCATCGAGGCCTTCGTCGAGGCCGCCGGCGAGGCCAGGCATTCCGCCACGCACGCCACCCCCGCCCTCGCCCGCGTCGGCTGACGCCTCACGCCGGCGGATCCCAAAACTCCGAGACGGCCTCGCGACCTCCCGACAGGGCGCGAGGCCGTCTCGCGTTTCGAATCCGATCCCGGCGCGCGGGTTGCAACTGGGGCGAACTTCGGGCGGTCGGGGGTTGGACGCCGTCGGTCCCTGCCCTAAGATCGCAACGTTACGAACGTGGACCCGGCCCGGAATCGACGCCGCCGACCGTCGGCCTCGTCGTCCCGAGCCTCGTTCCGCCCGCGGAGACGCCCCAGCCATGACCGATTCGAGAACCGGCGGCGACCGTCCTCGGACGCCGTCCTTCCCACCGCTCGCGGCGATCCTCGTCCTGCTCGCGGCCGCTCCCGCATCGCTGAAGGCCCAAAGTTCGACGGCCCCGGCCCCGGTCGCGGCGTCTCGCATCCACGCCCTCGGCCGGATCGAGCCCGCGACCGGCCTGATCACCATCGGCTCTCGGCCGGGCCAGCGGATCGAAGAGATCAAGGTCGCCGTGGGCGACGACGTGGCCGCCGGTCAGGTCCTGGCCATCCTCGAAGGCCGCACGGAGGCCGAGGCGCAACTGGCGATGGCCGAGCTGAACAAGCGGAAGGCCGACTTCCAGCGGGCCGCGGCGAAGGACAAGCTCAACCTGGAGCGAGCGCAGTTCGACAAGACCCACCCCCCCCGACTGCAGGCGGCGACCAAGGTCGCCGAGCAACTCCGGAAGCTGCTCGACAAGGCCACGCCTCTATACAACCTGGGCTCGCTGGCCCCGGGGGTCGTCGACCGGGCGAAGCTCGAAGAGGAAGGTCGATTTGTCGAACTCGTCGCCAAGACGACTCAGGCCGAGCTCGACAAATCGCTCCTCGAAATCGAGGCCGAACTGACCGCGCAGAAGCGAAAGCTGGAAGACGCGCAGGTCGCGGACGACAACCCGGAGTTCCAACTGGCCGACGCCCAGATCGCGCTGGCGAAGGCGGCGCTGGAGCAGACCCAGGTCGTCGCGCCCCGCGCCGGGAAGGTGCTCGACGTGATCGGCCGCGCGGGCGAGGTCGGCTCGGGACAGCTCCTGGTGATGGGCGACGTCTCGGCGATCGTCGCCGTGGCCGAGGTCTTCCAGACCGACGCGCCCCGCGTGAAGGAGGGGGACGCCGCGACGGTCTCCATCCTCGGCCGGGAGATCCCGGGCAAGGTGACTCACGTCGGCTCGCTGGTCGGGCGGAACCAGGCCGCGAGCCTGGACCCCCGGGCCCTGAAGGACGTCCGCGTCGTGAAGGTTCGCGTGGCGCTCGACGAGCCCGGGCCGGCGTCGCGACTGATCAACATGGAAGCGGAAGTGGCCATCACCCCCGGCGGGGGGGGCTGATCGTGGCGACGTTTCGGTTCGGATTACGCAACCCGCCGCTCGCCTGGCGCAACGTGGCCCACGGCGGCCGTCGGTCGCTCGCCGCGATCTCGGGGGCGGCGTTCTCGCTGACGATGGTCCTGCTCCAGCTCGGATTCCTCCAGGCGGTCCGGATCACGGCCACGAACAATTACGACGTCCTGGATTTCGACGTCCTGCTGACGTCGTCGCGGTACGAGCAGTTCTACGGGCCGGGCTTCCTGCCGCTGGAACGGCTTCGGCAAGCCGAGGGCCTGGACACGGTCGTCGAGGCGACGCCGCTTTATGCGAGCTTCGCCCTCTGGCGATGCCCGCCGAACCCGCTCGACGACCCGCCGGATGACTCCGCGCCGCAGCCGGGGGCGCTCTCGCGCTGGCTCGCCGGGTCGGCCGCCCCCCGCCCGCTCCAGCGCCGGCAGCTTTACGTCCTGGGATTCGACCTGGACCACCCGCCGTTCCACTCCCCGATCCTGGAGTCGATCGAGGCGGACAAGGCGAGGATGCGGGTGCCGAATCGCGTCTTGCTCAACGAGCTGTCCAACGCGGACTTCGGCTGGCAGGTCCGGGACCGCTACCACGACTGGGAGCTGGAGGAGACGGCCGTCGAGGTCGTCGGCGGCTTCCCGATGCTCCGGGGCTTCGCGGCCGATTCGACCGTGCTTTGCTCGGACGACGACTTCGTGCGGATCTGCGGCTACGAGTCGCGCGAGACCACGAATTTCGGGCTCCTCAAGGTCCGGGCCGGGACCGTCGACGAGACCGTCGCCCGGCTTCGGGAGACCCTGCCGCCCGACGTCCGCGTCGAGTCTCGAGCGGCGATCCTGGCGAGCGAGGTCGACCACTGGGTCAACCAGACCTCCACGGGGCAGCTTTTCGCGATCGGCGTGCTGGTCGCCATGGGCGTAGCCGCCGTGGTGGTCTATCAGGTGCTGTCGAACGACGTCCGCGAGCACCTTCCCGAGTATGCGACGCTCCAGGCGATGGGCTATTCGACGCCCCGGCTGGCGGGGATCCTGGTCTTCCAGGCGGTGCTTTACATGCTGATTTCGTTCGCCCTCGCTGTGGTGATCGCATACGTCGTGTACCAGGCGACCGAGACCCTGGCGGGCATCCCGATGTTGCTCACGCGGCGGAACCTGGCGCTGACCTTCGCCCTGGCGGTCGCGGTCGGCGCGGTCACGGGGGCCCTGACGGTGAACCGGCTGCGTGCCGCAGACCCCGCCGACCTGTTCTGAATCGGAATCGCAAACGGAATCCCCGGCGGCCCCGACGGCCGCCCGTCCCCGTCGACGGACCCCCCCGCATGCAACCCGGCCGCAACGTCCACCTGGCCTGGCGGAACCTCACCGAGCACAAGCTCCGGCTGCTCGCGTCGGTCGCCGGCGTCGCGTTCGCCACGACCTTGATGTTCATGGAGAACGGCTTCCGCAAGTCGATCCTGGACAGCATGGTCAACGTGATCGAACGGATCGACGGCCAGGTGGTCATCGTCAGCCGGACCCTCTACACCCTGTCCGTGCCGTTCCCGTTCCCGCTGGAGCGGATCGTTCAGGCGCGGGACGTCCCAGACGTGGCCTCGACCAGCCCGCTCTACACGGTGACGCGGTCGTCCTACTGGCGCAATCCCGAGACGAACGAGGAGGAGCGGATCTGCGTCGTCGGCTACCCGCCGGAGGACGACCTGCTGGACGTCCCCGAGTTGAAGGCGGCCCGCGCACTGTGGAGCCGGCCCAACACGGCGATGGCCGACGAACGGTCGCGCGAGCAGCAGTTCGGCGTCTTTCGGGAGGGCCAGGTCTCCGAACTCTCGGGCCGCCGGTTCGAGATCGTGGGGACGTTCTCGCTGGGGATCAACGTCCAGACCAACGGCAACCTGGTGGTGAGCGATCGGAACATGATGACGGCGTTCCCCGAGCTGGACGGGCCGTCCCTGATGGACCGCAAGGTGCAGGTCGGCGTCGTCCGCATCCGTCCCGGCGCCGACCCCCGCCGGGTGTGCGACGCCCTGACCGCCTCGCTGCCGCCCGACGTCCGGGTGCTCACCCTGGACCAGTTCATCGCCCGCGAGCGCGACTTCTGGGATAAGGTGGCCCCGATCGGCACGGTCTTCTACATCGGCGTGGTCATGGGATTCATCGTCGGGTCGGTGATCTGCTATCAGGTGCTCTACTCCGACGTCAGCGACCGGCTCCCGGAGTTCGCGACGCTCAAGGCGATCGGCTACTCCAACTTCGCGCTCTACCGGGTGGTGATGACGCAGGCCCTGTACCTGGCGCTGCTCGGCTATGCGGCGGGGCTGGTCGTCAGCTTCTTCCTGTTCCAATGGGTCCAGCGGTTGACGGGCTTGCCGATGGACGTCTCGCGGAACAACCCGTACCTGATCCTGGCGCTGACGGTCGCGATGTGCCTGGGCTCCGGACTCTATGCGGCGCGTCGGCTGATCTCGGCGGACCCGGCCCAGCTCTTCGCTTGACCAAAGAATCCGAGGAGGGATCCACATGAGTTCGGCCACGCTCACGACGACCATGACCCGCGCCGTGAACCTGCCCGCCGGCGGCGACGTGGTGATCCGCGCCGTGGGGGTGAACTACGCCTACGGCGCCGGCGACACCCGGACCCAGGTCCTGTTCGACAACCATCTGGAGATCAGCCGGGGCGAGGTCGTGATCATGACCGGGCCGTCGGGCTCCGGGAAGTCCACCCTCCTGACCCTGATCGGCGCCCTCCGCAAGATGCAGTCGGGCTACCTGGAGGTGCTCCACAAGAACCTGTCCAGGGCCGGCGAGGCGGAGCAGGTCGACCTGCGGAAGGACGTGGGGTTCATCTTCCAGCAGCACAACCTGTTCTCCTCGCTCTCGGCGCTCGAGAACGTGCGCATGGCCACGGCGCTGAAGCCGGCGTCGGTCGGAGAGATGAACCGCCGTTGCGTCGACATGCTGACGCGGCTGGGGCTCGGAGACCGCATCCACCACCGGCCCGCCGAACTCTCCGGCGGCCAGAAGCAGCGGGTGGCGATCGCCCGGGCGCTCGTCAACGAGCCCAAGATGGTCCTGGCCGACGAGCCGACCGCCTCGCTCGACGCCGAGTCGAGCGGGGTCGTGCTCGACCTGCTCCGCGGCCTGGCCGACGGCCCGACCCGGACGACGATCCTCCTGGTCACCCACGACCAACGGGTCATCGACAAGGCCGACCGGATCGTCAACATGGTGGGGGGCCGGATCGCCACGAACTCGCTCACCAAGGTCGCCGTGCGGATCGTCCGGGCCCTGGCCGCGTCCCCCTTCCTGGAAGGGCTCGGCGAGGCCACTCTCTCGCGGCTCGCCAACGCCATGACCGTGGAGACCCGCGTCCCGGGCGAGACGATCGTCGCCGAGGGGACGGAGTGCGACCGCTTCTACATCATCGGCTCGGGCGTGGCCGACGCCTACCAGGACGGCCGGTACGAGGAGGAGAAGTGCTACGGCGAGAGCTTCGGCATGATCTCCTCGTACTTCAAGCGGCCGGTCCCTGAGACCGTGACCGCGAGGACCGAGATGGAACTCTACGTCCTGACGAAGGACGACTTCCTGGCGGCGCTGGCCGAGGACCAGTCGTTCGAGACCCGGATCCGCAACCTTCTCGCCGGCGCGTCGTTGGCCGCCCCGCCGCCGGTCCCGACCACCCCCTGACCGCGGCGCGCGTCCGATCGACGCCTTCCGCCCCATTCCCACCTGACCCGAGGGTTCGCTGATGAACCGATCGCCGTTCCAGATCGCCGCCCTGCTCCTGTCGATCGCCTCCCCCACCCTGGCGCTCGCCGCCGAGCCGGTGGCCGTGGGGGTCGCCAAGGTCGACGTGACGCCCACCCACCCCGTGCTGCTCACCGGCTACGGCCATCGCGTCGGCGAGCACGAGGCCGTCGACGCCCCCATCTCGGCCCGGGCGCTGGCCATCGGGGACTCCGATCCCGTGGTCCTCGTCGCCGTTGAGAACTGCGGCGTCCCGG includes:
- a CDS encoding HlyD family efflux transporter periplasmic adaptor subunit; protein product: MTDSRTGGDRPRTPSFPPLAAILVLLAAAPASLKAQSSTAPAPVAASRIHALGRIEPATGLITIGSRPGQRIEEIKVAVGDDVAAGQVLAILEGRTEAEAQLAMAELNKRKADFQRAAAKDKLNLERAQFDKTHPPRLQAATKVAEQLRKLLDKATPLYNLGSLAPGVVDRAKLEEEGRFVELVAKTTQAELDKSLLEIEAELTAQKRKLEDAQVADDNPEFQLADAQIALAKAALEQTQVVAPRAGKVLDVIGRAGEVGSGQLLVMGDVSAIVAVAEVFQTDAPRVKEGDAATVSILGREIPGKVTHVGSLVGRNQAASLDPRALKDVRVVKVRVALDEPGPASRLINMEAEVAITPGGGG
- a CDS encoding FtsX-like permease family protein; translated protein: MATFRFGLRNPPLAWRNVAHGGRRSLAAISGAAFSLTMVLLQLGFLQAVRITATNNYDVLDFDVLLTSSRYEQFYGPGFLPLERLRQAEGLDTVVEATPLYASFALWRCPPNPLDDPPDDSAPQPGALSRWLAGSAAPRPLQRRQLYVLGFDLDHPPFHSPILESIEADKARMRVPNRVLLNELSNADFGWQVRDRYHDWELEETAVEVVGGFPMLRGFAADSTVLCSDDDFVRICGYESRETTNFGLLKVRAGTVDETVARLRETLPPDVRVESRAAILASEVDHWVNQTSTGQLFAIGVLVAMGVAAVVVYQVLSNDVREHLPEYATLQAMGYSTPRLAGILVFQAVLYMLISFALAVVIAYVVYQATETLAGIPMLLTRRNLALTFALAVAVGAVTGALTVNRLRAADPADLF
- the devC gene encoding ABC transporter permease DevC, yielding MQPGRNVHLAWRNLTEHKLRLLASVAGVAFATTLMFMENGFRKSILDSMVNVIERIDGQVVIVSRTLYTLSVPFPFPLERIVQARDVPDVASTSPLYTVTRSSYWRNPETNEEERICVVGYPPEDDLLDVPELKAARALWSRPNTAMADERSREQQFGVFREGQVSELSGRRFEIVGTFSLGINVQTNGNLVVSDRNMMTAFPELDGPSLMDRKVQVGVVRIRPGADPRRVCDALTASLPPDVRVLTLDQFIARERDFWDKVAPIGTVFYIGVVMGFIVGSVICYQVLYSDVSDRLPEFATLKAIGYSNFALYRVVMTQALYLALLGYAAGLVVSFFLFQWVQRLTGLPMDVSRNNPYLILALTVAMCLGSGLYAARRLISADPAQLFA
- a CDS encoding ATP-binding cassette domain-containing protein, with the translated sequence MSSATLTTTMTRAVNLPAGGDVVIRAVGVNYAYGAGDTRTQVLFDNHLEISRGEVVIMTGPSGSGKSTLLTLIGALRKMQSGYLEVLHKNLSRAGEAEQVDLRKDVGFIFQQHNLFSSLSALENVRMATALKPASVGEMNRRCVDMLTRLGLGDRIHHRPAELSGGQKQRVAIARALVNEPKMVLADEPTASLDAESSGVVLDLLRGLADGPTRTTILLVTHDQRVIDKADRIVNMVGGRIATNSLTKVAVRIVRALAASPFLEGLGEATLSRLANAMTVETRVPGETIVAEGTECDRFYIIGSGVADAYQDGRYEEEKCYGESFGMISSYFKRPVPETVTARTEMELYVLTKDDFLAALAEDQSFETRIRNLLAGASLAAPPPVPTTP